In Streptomyces sp. NBC_01707, a genomic segment contains:
- the galE gene encoding UDP-glucose 4-epimerase GalE — MTWLITGGAGYIGAHVVRAMTGAGEKVVVLDDLSTGIPDRLPADVPLVRGSASDRALLDRVLAEHAVTGVVHLAAKKQVGESVEKPLLYYRENVSGLAVLLEAVVAAGVQRFVFSSSAAVYGVPDAELITEETPCTPINPYGETKLAGEWLVRAAGKAHSLSTGCLRYFNVAGAAEPELSDTGVFNVIPMFFDRLTRDEAPRIFGDDYPTPDGTCIRDYIHVADLADAHLAVARRLTEQAGPADLTVNIGRGEGVSVRELADLVGEITGHRIKPETEPRRPGDAARAVASATRMSEELGWTARRGVREMVESAWEGWCLRHPQALGA; from the coding sequence ATGACATGGCTGATCACAGGCGGAGCGGGATATATCGGGGCACATGTGGTGCGTGCCATGACGGGCGCCGGAGAGAAGGTGGTCGTCCTCGACGACCTCTCCACCGGCATTCCCGACCGGCTCCCGGCCGATGTACCGCTGGTCCGCGGCTCGGCCTCCGACCGCGCACTGCTCGACCGGGTGCTCGCCGAGCACGCCGTGACCGGTGTGGTGCATCTCGCAGCGAAGAAGCAGGTCGGGGAGTCCGTCGAGAAGCCTCTGCTCTACTACCGGGAGAACGTCTCGGGGCTCGCGGTTCTGCTCGAGGCCGTCGTCGCGGCCGGCGTGCAGCGCTTCGTCTTCTCCTCGTCGGCCGCGGTGTACGGCGTACCGGACGCGGAACTCATCACCGAGGAGACCCCCTGCACCCCGATCAATCCGTACGGTGAGACGAAGCTCGCCGGGGAGTGGCTGGTCCGGGCGGCCGGGAAGGCGCACTCCCTGTCCACCGGCTGTCTGCGCTACTTCAATGTGGCGGGAGCGGCCGAACCGGAACTGTCGGACACCGGCGTCTTCAATGTCATTCCGATGTTCTTCGACCGGCTGACCCGCGACGAGGCCCCGCGGATCTTCGGCGACGACTATCCGACGCCGGACGGGACCTGCATCCGCGACTACATCCATGTCGCCGACCTCGCCGACGCGCATCTCGCGGTGGCCCGCAGGCTGACCGAGCAGGCCGGTCCCGCGGACCTGACCGTGAACATCGGCCGCGGCGAAGGCGTCTCGGTGCGCGAGCTCGCCGATCTGGTGGGCGAGATCACCGGCCACCGCATCAAGCCGGAGACCGAGCCGCGCCGGCCCGGCGACGCGGCCAGGGCCGTCGCCTCCGCCACGCGGATGTCCGAGGAGCTGGGGTGGACGGCCCGGCGCGGGGTGCGGGAGATGGTCGAGTCGGCCTGGGAAGGCTGGTGCCTGCGCCACCCCCAGGCACTCGGCGCATGA
- a CDS encoding cation diffusion facilitator family transporter yields MGAGHDHGHTHGGPRPTGTAAAAYKGRLRVALCITLTVMVLEIVGGLLSDSLALIADAAHMATDALGLGMALLAIHFANKPAGLHLTFGYARAEILAALANCLLLLGVGGYLLFEAVERFITPTETRGGLMIVFALVGLVANMISLSLLMRGQKESLNVRGAYLEVLADALGSVTVLVSASIILATGWQAADPIASLLIGLMIVPRTVKLLRETLNVLLESAPKGVDMGEVRAHITALPGVLDVHDLHAWTITSGMPVLSAHVVVNQELLDSVGHEKLLHELQGCLGVHFDVEHCTFQLEPIGHAEHEAKLCH; encoded by the coding sequence ATGGGGGCTGGGCACGATCACGGACACACACACGGGGGGCCGCGGCCGACCGGCACCGCGGCCGCCGCGTACAAGGGACGACTGCGGGTCGCGCTCTGCATCACGCTCACCGTGATGGTCCTGGAGATCGTCGGCGGACTGCTCTCGGACTCGCTGGCTCTGATCGCCGACGCCGCCCATATGGCGACCGACGCACTGGGGCTCGGCATGGCGCTGCTGGCGATCCACTTCGCCAACAAGCCGGCCGGGCTCCACCTCACCTTCGGCTACGCCCGGGCGGAGATCCTCGCCGCCCTGGCCAACTGTCTGCTGTTGCTCGGAGTCGGCGGCTATCTGCTGTTCGAGGCGGTCGAGCGCTTCATCACACCGACCGAGACCCGGGGCGGCCTGATGATCGTCTTCGCGCTGGTCGGCCTCGTCGCCAACATGATCTCCCTGTCGCTGCTGATGCGTGGACAGAAGGAGAGCCTCAATGTGCGCGGTGCCTATCTGGAGGTGCTGGCGGACGCGCTCGGCTCGGTCACCGTCCTCGTCTCGGCGAGCATCATCCTGGCGACCGGCTGGCAGGCCGCCGACCCGATCGCCTCGCTGCTGATCGGCCTGATGATCGTCCCCCGCACCGTGAAGCTGCTCCGGGAGACCCTCAATGTGCTGCTGGAGTCGGCCCCGAAGGGGGTCGACATGGGAGAGGTACGGGCCCACATCACCGCCCTGCCCGGGGTACTGGACGTCCACGACCTGCACGCCTGGACCATCACCTCGGGCATGCCGGTGCTCTCCGCCCACGTGGTGGTGAACCAGGAACTGCTCGACTCGGTGGGGCACGAGAAGCTGCTGCACGAATTGCAGGGCTGCCTCGGTGTCCACTTCGATGTCGAGCACTGCACATTCCAGCTCGAGCCCATCGGTCATGCGGAGCACGAGGCCAAGCTCTGTCACTGA
- a CDS encoding bifunctional class I SAM-dependent methyltransferase/N-acetyltransferase, whose product MTDNDHAVRDDHAVRHEAFFSLHHDLPRQSPGSDATTRQLLALTGPLPHRPRVLDLGCGPGRAALLLAAEAGAEVTAVDTHQPFLDELRVAAEARGLGHRIRTVRADMGKLSGPGTPDLADGSFDLVWAEGSAYIIGFDTALRDWRRLLAPGGSLVVSHCVWTTDEPSDEARAFWDQDGPMLPVAAQTAAAVAAGYHVLGVRVQPESDWDEYYVPLARHVEAADPSAPGMAWALASTRAELAMRRDHGEEYGYAAYALRPADPRWTTRPETAADIEAVHSVNSAAFPTPDEAGLVDALRADPSAWLPGLSYVAQDGPDGDIVAYALLTRCRVGDTPALALAPVATVPDRQREGAGQAVVRAVLDAARLRGERLVLVLGHPGYYPRFGFVPASRYGIRPGFDVPDEAMMALPLDDSAPVPQGMIQYPAAFGV is encoded by the coding sequence TTGACCGACAACGATCACGCCGTTCGTGACGACCACGCCGTTCGTCACGAGGCGTTCTTCTCCCTGCACCACGACCTGCCGCGGCAGAGCCCCGGCTCCGACGCCACCACTCGGCAGCTGCTCGCCCTCACCGGCCCGCTGCCGCACCGTCCGCGCGTCCTCGACCTGGGCTGCGGCCCGGGCAGGGCCGCGCTGCTGCTCGCCGCCGAGGCGGGTGCCGAGGTGACAGCCGTCGACACCCACCAGCCGTTCCTCGACGAGCTGCGCGTGGCCGCCGAGGCACGCGGGCTCGGCCACCGGATCCGTACCGTCCGGGCCGATATGGGCAAGCTCTCCGGCCCCGGCACACCGGACCTCGCGGACGGGTCGTTCGATCTCGTATGGGCCGAGGGGTCCGCGTACATCATCGGCTTCGACACCGCGCTGCGGGACTGGAGGCGACTGCTCGCCCCGGGTGGCTCCCTGGTCGTCAGCCACTGCGTCTGGACGACGGACGAACCGTCGGACGAGGCGCGCGCCTTCTGGGACCAGGACGGCCCGATGCTCCCGGTCGCCGCGCAGACCGCGGCCGCCGTCGCGGCCGGCTATCACGTCCTAGGGGTGCGGGTGCAGCCCGAGAGCGACTGGGACGAGTACTACGTCCCGCTCGCCCGGCACGTCGAAGCGGCGGATCCGTCGGCTCCCGGCATGGCATGGGCTCTCGCGTCCACCCGTGCGGAACTGGCCATGCGCCGCGACCACGGCGAGGAGTACGGCTACGCCGCGTACGCCCTGCGTCCCGCCGACCCCCGTTGGACCACCCGGCCGGAGACGGCGGCGGACATCGAGGCGGTGCACTCGGTCAACTCGGCCGCGTTCCCGACACCGGACGAGGCCGGTCTCGTCGACGCGCTGCGGGCCGATCCGTCGGCCTGGCTGCCCGGCCTGTCGTACGTGGCGCAGGACGGGCCGGACGGTGACATCGTGGCGTACGCCCTGCTGACCCGGTGCCGGGTCGGTGACACACCGGCGCTGGCACTGGCACCCGTGGCGACCGTTCCTGACCGGCAGCGCGAGGGGGCCGGTCAGGCGGTGGTGCGGGCCGTGCTGGATGCGGCCCGGCTGCGGGGCGAACGGCTCGTGCTGGTGCTCGGGCATCCCGGGTACTACCCGAGGTTCGGTTTCGTACCCGCTTCCCGGTACGGGATCCGCCCGGGCTTCGACGTACCGGACGAGGCGATGATGGCTCTGCCGCTCGACGATTCCGCGCCGGTGCCGCAGGGCATGATCCAGTATCCGGCGGCATTCGGGGTCTGA
- the idi gene encoding isopentenyl-diphosphate Delta-isomerase: MPTTPATAANSSSNGTTEAIMLELVDENGTTIGTAEKLAAHQAPGQLHRAFSVFLFDEQGRLLLQRRALGKYHSPGVWSNTCCGHPYPGEAPFAAAARRTYEELGISPSLLAEAGTVRYNHPDPASGLVEQEFNHLFVGLAQAQLRPDPDEVGETAFVAADELAKRHDEAPFSAWFMTVLDAARPAIRELTGSSAGW; the protein is encoded by the coding sequence ATGCCGACCACACCAGCCACCGCGGCGAACAGCTCGTCGAACGGCACAACAGAAGCGATCATGCTCGAACTGGTCGACGAGAACGGCACCACCATCGGCACGGCGGAGAAGCTCGCCGCCCACCAGGCGCCCGGTCAACTGCACCGCGCGTTCTCCGTGTTCCTCTTCGACGAGCAGGGCCGACTGCTGCTGCAGCGCCGTGCGCTCGGCAAGTACCACTCCCCCGGTGTCTGGTCGAACACCTGCTGCGGTCACCCTTATCCGGGCGAGGCGCCCTTCGCCGCTGCCGCCCGGCGCACCTACGAGGAGCTCGGCATCTCGCCCTCGTTGCTCGCCGAGGCCGGCACCGTCCGCTACAACCACCCCGACCCGGCATCCGGACTGGTGGAGCAGGAGTTCAACCACCTTTTCGTCGGGCTGGCGCAGGCACAGCTGCGGCCGGACCCGGATGAGGTCGGCGAGACGGCGTTCGTGGCCGCGGACGAGCTGGCGAAGCGACATGACGAGGCGCCGTTCTCGGCCTGGTTCATGACGGTGCTCGATGCGGCACGCCCGGCGATCCGGGAGCTGACCGGCTCGTCCGCGGGCTGGTAG
- a CDS encoding ATP-binding protein has translation MESRGSVPARPVSYEGVWRFTAPAVDVSVPQARHAVRDLLNRQGVPMDEDIAQGLLLIVSELVTNAVKHAALLSPELAVEVAVGAEWVRVSVEDNHPYRPTALETDYAQTGGRGLLLVREITLEAGGTCDVEHTAAGGKIIWAALPLSANL, from the coding sequence ATGGAGAGCCGCGGGAGTGTCCCGGCCCGGCCCGTGTCGTACGAGGGGGTCTGGCGCTTCACCGCGCCCGCCGTCGACGTCTCCGTACCGCAGGCCCGGCACGCCGTACGCGATCTGTTGAACCGCCAGGGCGTGCCGATGGACGAGGACATCGCCCAGGGTCTGCTGCTCATCGTCTCCGAGCTGGTGACCAACGCGGTGAAGCACGCGGCGCTGCTCTCGCCGGAGCTGGCCGTGGAGGTGGCCGTCGGCGCCGAATGGGTCAGAGTGTCCGTGGAGGACAACCATCCGTACCGGCCGACGGCCCTGGAGACGGACTACGCGCAGACCGGTGGGCGCGGGCTGCTGCTGGTCCGGGAGATCACGCTCGAAGCGGGTGGCACCTGCGACGTCGAGCACACCGCCGCCGGCGGCAAGATCATCTGGGCGGCGCTGCCGCTGAGCGCGAACCTCTGA
- a CDS encoding DUF308 domain-containing protein — MTDPAVRGRELSRSFGLLALLGALLVVAGLVGLVYTGVATLTSMILFGWLLLIGGLVGLLHAIQSRGTNYFWLGVVVAALNIAAGVVVIRHPHGTAEALTMFAALLFLTGGVFRLVGSVVVRGPQFGWTLLQGAFGLLLGLLVLFDWPHSSLYVLGLFFSLALLFDGLGLIAIGVGGRRIVSLVSDQQTVSEELPDKP, encoded by the coding sequence ATGACCGATCCCGCAGTCCGGGGCAGGGAGCTGAGCCGCAGTTTCGGCCTGCTCGCCCTGCTCGGCGCCCTTCTTGTCGTGGCGGGCCTGGTCGGTCTCGTCTACACCGGAGTCGCGACTCTCACCTCGATGATTCTCTTCGGCTGGCTGCTGCTGATCGGGGGCCTGGTCGGTCTGCTGCACGCCATCCAGTCCCGCGGTACCAACTACTTCTGGCTGGGTGTCGTGGTCGCCGCGCTGAACATCGCCGCCGGAGTCGTCGTCATCCGCCATCCGCACGGCACGGCCGAGGCGCTCACCATGTTCGCGGCGCTGCTCTTCCTGACCGGTGGGGTGTTCCGGCTGGTGGGGAGTGTCGTGGTGCGCGGACCGCAGTTCGGCTGGACGCTGCTGCAGGGTGCCTTCGGTCTGCTGCTCGGGCTGCTCGTGCTCTTCGACTGGCCGCACAGCAGCCTCTATGTGCTCGGCCTGTTCTTCTCGCTCGCGCTGCTCTTCGACGGTCTCGGCCTGATCGCGATCGGGGTGGGCGGCCGCCGCATCGTCTCGTTGGTCTCGGATCAGCAGACCGTGAGCGAGGAGCTGCCGGACAAGCCGTAG
- a CDS encoding enoyl-CoA hydratase/isomerase family protein, whose product MDREEPQLKHTVADGVATVVISHPAKRNAMTAAMWQALPALLEQLAADTAVRALVLTGAGDTFCAGADISSLRDGARDPDFDPQALAVAAEEALAAFPRPTVAAVRGFCVGGGSQLAAACDLRFAEEGASFGVTPAKLGIVYAASSTRRLVALIGPAAAKHLLFSGELIGTERALRTGLVDEVLPAGELDKRVESYVRTLASRSQLTQAAAKEFAAGREDRDAYWAEQARRSGDTAEGVAAFLERRAPRFTWST is encoded by the coding sequence ATGGACCGTGAGGAACCGCAGCTGAAGCACACCGTCGCGGACGGCGTCGCCACCGTCGTGATCAGCCACCCGGCCAAGCGCAACGCGATGACGGCCGCGATGTGGCAGGCGCTGCCCGCGCTGCTGGAGCAGCTGGCCGCCGACACCGCCGTGCGCGCCCTGGTTCTGACCGGCGCCGGGGACACCTTCTGCGCGGGTGCCGACATCTCCTCGCTCCGGGACGGGGCGCGCGATCCGGACTTCGATCCGCAGGCTCTCGCCGTGGCGGCCGAGGAGGCGCTCGCCGCCTTCCCCCGGCCGACGGTCGCCGCGGTGCGCGGCTTCTGCGTGGGCGGCGGCAGCCAACTGGCGGCCGCCTGCGATCTGCGGTTCGCCGAGGAGGGCGCGTCCTTCGGCGTCACCCCGGCCAAGCTGGGGATCGTCTATGCCGCGTCGTCGACACGGCGGCTGGTCGCGCTGATCGGCCCGGCCGCGGCGAAGCATCTGCTCTTCTCCGGCGAGCTGATCGGGACGGAGCGCGCGCTGCGGACCGGTCTGGTCGACGAGGTGCTGCCGGCCGGTGAGCTGGACAAGCGCGTGGAGTCGTACGTACGGACCCTGGCCTCGCGCTCGCAGCTGACGCAGGCGGCGGCGAAGGAGTTCGCGGCGGGACGTGAGGACCGGGACGCGTACTGGGCGGAGCAGGCGCGCCGCAGCGGCGATACCGCGGAGGGTGTCGCCGCCTTTCTGGAGCGGCGGGCGCCGCGCTTCACCTGGTCGACCTGA
- a CDS encoding DJ-1/PfpI family protein, with product MQIAIVLFDRFTALDAVGPYEILCRTPGAETVFVAERTGPVRNDSGSLELVAERTLADVPAPDLVIVPGGPGQSAQMENETLLGWLRAADATSTWTTSVCTGSLLLAAAGLLEGRRATSHWLARDVLKTYGAEPTGERVVFDGKYVTAAGVSSGIDMGLTLLGRIAGDEHAQAVQLLTEYDPQPPYDAGSPEKAPAALVEEFRTKSRFILR from the coding sequence ATGCAGATCGCCATCGTCCTCTTCGACCGCTTCACGGCACTCGACGCCGTCGGCCCCTACGAAATCCTCTGCCGCACCCCCGGCGCCGAGACCGTCTTCGTCGCCGAGCGGACCGGCCCCGTGCGCAACGACAGCGGCAGCCTCGAGCTCGTCGCCGAGCGGACCCTCGCCGACGTACCCGCCCCGGATCTGGTGATCGTCCCCGGCGGCCCCGGCCAGAGCGCCCAGATGGAGAACGAGACGCTGCTCGGCTGGCTGCGCGCCGCCGATGCCACCAGCACCTGGACGACCTCCGTCTGCACCGGCTCGCTGCTGCTCGCCGCGGCCGGTCTGCTGGAGGGACGGCGCGCCACCTCGCACTGGCTCGCCCGGGACGTCCTGAAGACGTACGGCGCCGAGCCGACCGGCGAGCGCGTCGTCTTCGACGGCAAGTACGTCACGGCCGCCGGCGTATCGTCCGGCATCGACATGGGGCTCACCCTGCTCGGCCGGATCGCCGGCGACGAGCACGCCCAGGCGGTACAGCTGCTGACGGAGTACGACCCCCAGCCGCCGTACGACGCGGGGTCACCGGAGAAGGCGCCCGCCGCGCTCGTCGAGGAATTCCGCACCAAGAGCCGCTTCATCCTCCGCTGA
- a CDS encoding GlxA family transcriptional regulator: protein MTQRSVLVVLFDGVQSLDVTGPMEVFAGAARFPDVTYDLRTASLDGAPVRTSVGLTLVPDGSLADAETPHTLLVPGGQGTRSPDPALVDWLRAHAPHAERLVSVCTGALLLAEAGLLDGHRATTHWVVAEHLARTYPAVEVDPDPIFVRDGKLATSAGVTAGIDLSLALVEEDFGRQIALTVARHLVVFLRRPGNQAQFSAQLTSQIARREPLREVQHWITAHPDDDLSVEALAARARLSPRHFARAFQAETGQTPGRYVDRVRLEQARRLLEDTAEGVAHIAHACGYGTPEAMRRAFVKTLGTAPAEYRRRFRPQPMTSTS, encoded by the coding sequence ATGACGCAGCGATCCGTACTCGTCGTCCTCTTCGACGGCGTCCAGAGCCTCGATGTGACCGGGCCCATGGAGGTCTTCGCGGGCGCCGCCCGCTTCCCGGACGTGACGTACGACCTCCGTACCGCCTCACTCGACGGCGCGCCGGTCCGCACCAGCGTCGGACTCACTCTCGTACCGGACGGCAGCCTCGCCGACGCCGAAACGCCCCACACCCTCCTCGTCCCCGGCGGCCAGGGCACCCGTAGCCCGGATCCGGCACTCGTCGACTGGCTGCGGGCACACGCCCCGCACGCCGAACGGCTGGTCTCGGTCTGCACGGGAGCCCTGCTGCTCGCGGAGGCGGGACTGCTGGACGGGCACCGGGCGACCACGCACTGGGTGGTCGCCGAGCACCTCGCCCGCACCTACCCGGCCGTCGAGGTCGACCCGGACCCGATCTTCGTACGCGACGGGAAGCTGGCCACGTCCGCCGGTGTCACCGCGGGCATCGATCTCTCCCTCGCTCTCGTCGAGGAGGACTTCGGCAGGCAGATCGCGCTCACCGTCGCCCGCCACCTCGTCGTCTTTCTGCGGCGGCCGGGCAACCAGGCCCAGTTCAGCGCGCAGCTCACCTCGCAGATCGCCCGCCGCGAACCACTGCGCGAGGTCCAGCACTGGATCACCGCGCACCCCGATGACGACCTCTCCGTCGAGGCTCTCGCCGCCCGCGCCCGCCTCTCACCCCGCCACTTCGCCCGCGCCTTCCAGGCCGAGACGGGACAGACACCGGGCCGGTACGTCGACCGTGTCCGGCTCGAACAGGCCCGGCGGCTCCTGGAGGACACCGCCGAGGGGGTCGCCCACATCGCGCACGCCTGCGGGTACGGCACCCCGGAGGCGATGCGCCGCGCCTTCGTCAAGACCCTCGGCACCGCGCCTGCGGAGTACCGGCGGCGGTTCCGTCCCCAGCCCATGACCAGCACCAGCTGA
- a CDS encoding Tex family protein yields MTTSIEGRIAEELGVRERQVKAAVELLDGGSTVPFIARYRKEATEMLDDAQLRTLEERLRYLRELEDRRSAILDSVREQGKLDEALEAQIRAADTKARLEDIYLPFKPKRRTKAQIAREAGLEPLADGLLGDPSVEPSAAAAAFVDADKGVADAAAALEGARAILAERFSEDADLIGELRERMWSRGRLAAKVRDGKEEAGAKFADYFDFAEPFTALPSHRVLAMLRGEKEDVLDLVLEPEEPSDEPGPSTYENMVARRFGVADRGRPGDKWLGDTVRWAWRTRILVHLGIDLRLRLRTAAEDEAVRVFASNLRDLLLAAPAGTRATLGLDPGFRTGVKVAVVDATGKVVATDVIYPHVPANKWDESLAKLERLAKDHSVDLIAIGNGTASRETDKLAGDLCDKHPELKLTKVMVSEAGASVYSASAFASQELPDMDVSLRGAVSIARRLQDPLAELVKIDPKSIGVGQYQHDLSEVKLSRSLDAVVEDCVNGVGVDVNTASAPLLSRVSGIGSGLAENIVAHRDANGPFRSRKALKDVARLGPKAYEQCAGFLRIRGDDPLDASSVHPEAYPVVRAMVKRTGSDVASLIGNTGVLRSLRADDFVDEKFGLPTVTDILKELEKPGRDPRPAFKTATFKEGVEKIGDLVSGMVLEGVVTNVAAFGAFVDIGVHQDGLVHVSAMSKTFVKDPRDVVKPGDIVKVKVMDVDIPRKRISLTLRLDDEASTGAAPQSGGAKRERGERGGQGGGQGGRPPRQRQGQGGQDRERRAGGGGGSARPAPAPVNSAMADALRRAGLADPQQGGKKR; encoded by the coding sequence GTGACGACGTCCATCGAAGGCAGGATCGCCGAGGAGCTCGGCGTACGCGAGCGGCAGGTGAAGGCGGCCGTCGAGCTGCTCGACGGCGGGTCGACCGTGCCGTTCATCGCGCGCTACCGCAAGGAAGCGACCGAGATGCTCGACGACGCGCAGCTGCGCACGCTCGAGGAGCGGTTGCGGTATCTGCGGGAGCTGGAGGACCGGCGTAGCGCGATCCTCGACTCCGTCCGCGAGCAGGGCAAGCTGGACGAGGCTCTGGAGGCGCAGATCCGGGCGGCCGACACCAAGGCCCGTCTTGAGGACATTTATCTGCCGTTCAAGCCGAAGCGGCGTACGAAGGCGCAGATCGCCAGGGAAGCGGGACTCGAACCGCTTGCCGACGGGCTGCTGGGCGACCCGTCGGTCGAGCCGTCCGCCGCTGCGGCTGCCTTCGTCGACGCCGACAAGGGCGTCGCGGACGCGGCGGCGGCGCTGGAGGGCGCCCGCGCGATCCTGGCCGAGCGTTTCTCGGAGGACGCGGATCTGATCGGCGAGCTGCGCGAGCGCATGTGGTCGCGTGGGCGACTGGCGGCGAAGGTACGGGACGGCAAGGAGGAGGCCGGCGCGAAGTTCGCCGACTACTTCGACTTCGCCGAGCCGTTCACCGCGCTGCCCTCGCACCGCGTGCTCGCGATGCTCCGGGGCGAGAAGGAGGATGTTCTCGACCTGGTCCTGGAGCCGGAGGAGCCGTCGGACGAGCCGGGCCCGTCGACGTACGAGAACATGGTCGCCCGCCGCTTCGGTGTGGCCGACCGCGGCCGCCCCGGCGACAAGTGGCTGGGCGACACCGTGCGCTGGGCGTGGCGGACCCGGATCCTCGTCCACCTCGGGATCGATCTGCGGCTGCGGCTGCGTACGGCGGCGGAGGACGAGGCGGTACGGGTCTTCGCGTCGAACCTGCGTGATCTGCTGCTCGCCGCGCCGGCCGGGACGCGGGCCACTCTGGGGCTCGACCCCGGCTTCCGTACCGGGGTGAAGGTCGCCGTCGTCGACGCGACCGGCAAGGTCGTGGCGACGGACGTCATCTACCCGCACGTCCCGGCGAACAAGTGGGACGAGTCGCTGGCCAAGCTGGAGCGGCTGGCGAAGGACCACTCCGTCGACCTGATCGCGATCGGCAACGGCACCGCGTCCCGCGAGACGGACAAGCTCGCCGGTGACCTGTGCGACAAGCACCCGGAGCTGAAGCTCACCAAGGTGATGGTGTCCGAGGCCGGCGCCTCGGTCTACTCCGCCTCGGCCTTCGCCTCGCAGGAACTCCCCGACATGGACGTGTCGTTGCGCGGCGCGGTGTCCATCGCGCGGCGCCTGCAGGATCCGCTGGCCGAACTGGTGAAGATCGACCCGAAGTCGATCGGTGTCGGCCAGTACCAGCACGATCTGTCCGAGGTGAAGCTGTCGCGTTCGCTGGACGCCGTGGTCGAGGACTGTGTGAACGGCGTCGGTGTCGACGTCAACACCGCGTCGGCGCCGCTGCTTTCTCGGGTCTCGGGCATCGGCTCCGGCCTCGCGGAGAACATCGTCGCGCACCGGGACGCGAACGGGCCCTTCCGGTCCCGGAAGGCGCTGAAGGACGTGGCGCGGCTCGGCCCGAAGGCGTACGAGCAGTGCGCGGGCTTCCTCCGGATCCGGGGCGACGACCCGCTGGACGCGTCGAGCGTGCACCCGGAGGCGTACCCGGTGGTGCGGGCGATGGTGAAGAGGACGGGCAGTGACGTCGCCTCGCTGATCGGTAACACGGGGGTGCTGCGGTCGCTGCGGGCCGACGACTTCGTGGACGAGAAGTTCGGTCTGCCGACGGTCACGGACATCCTGAAGGAGCTGGAGAAGCCGGGCCGCGACCCGCGGCCGGCGTTCAAGACCGCCACCTTCAAGGAGGGCGTCGAGAAGATCGGCGATCTGGTGTCCGGGATGGTGCTGGAAGGCGTCGTCACGAATGTCGCCGCGTTCGGTGCGTTCGTGGACATCGGCGTCCACCAGGACGGTCTGGTGCACGTGTCGGCGATGTCGAAGACCTTCGTGAAGGACCCTCGGGATGTGGTGAAGCCGGGCGACATCGTGAAGGTGAAGGTGATGGACGTCGACATCCCGCGGAAGAGGATCTCGCTGACACTGCGGCTCGACGACGAGGCGTCGACGGGGGCGGCGCCTCAGAGCGGCGGAGCGAAGCGGGAGCGGGGCGAGCGCGGCGGTCAGGGTGGCGGTCAGGGTGGCCGGCCGCCGCGGCAGCGACAGGGCCAGGGCGGTCAGGACCGCGAGCGGCGCGCCGGCGGTGGCGGTGGCTCCGCTCGTCCGGCGCCGGCGCCGGTGAACAGCGCGATGGCTGATGCGCTGCGGCGGGCGGGACTGGCGGATCCGCAGCAGGGCGGGAAGAAGCGCTGA